In Blautia wexlerae DSM 19850, a single window of DNA contains:
- the rsmB gene encoding 16S rRNA (cytosine(967)-C(5))-methyltransferase RsmB, with the protein MTNGINTRELILQILLEIEEEGKHSHIAIRNALSKYQFLPRQERAFITRVCEGTLEYRILIDYIIDSYSKVSVDKMKPVIREILRSAVYQIRFMDSVPDSAVCNEAVKLAQRKGFYSLKPFVNGVLRTIAREWKNLKLPSREENPVRYLSVRYSMPETLVNRWLEDYGEEKTEKILTDFLTEKPITVRCRTHKYPQKEIYESLVDQGVEVKPAPYLPYAYEISNYNHILALDAFIQGKIQVQDVSSMLVAEIADPQKGDYVIDMCAAPGGKSLHIADKMGDYGTVDARDISQYKVDMIEENIHRTDCINVQAHVMDATVFDVDSELKADVVLADVPCSGYGVIGKKPEIKYRVTAQKQEEIVILQRTILDNAAEYVKPGGVLVFSTCTIAKEENEENMLWFMNNHPFKLESIDPYLPEELHSETTALGYLQLLPGVHKTDGFFIAKFRRK; encoded by the coding sequence GTGACTAATGGAATAAATACAAGAGAACTGATATTACAGATATTACTGGAAATTGAGGAAGAGGGAAAACACAGCCATATTGCAATCCGCAATGCTCTTTCCAAATATCAGTTCCTTCCAAGACAGGAGAGAGCTTTTATTACCAGAGTCTGTGAAGGAACACTGGAATATCGTATTTTAATAGATTATATTATTGATTCATATTCAAAAGTATCTGTAGATAAAATGAAGCCTGTGATCAGGGAAATCCTGAGAAGTGCAGTTTATCAGATCAGGTTTATGGACAGTGTGCCGGACAGCGCAGTGTGTAATGAAGCGGTGAAGCTGGCACAGAGAAAAGGCTTTTACAGCCTGAAACCTTTTGTAAACGGTGTTCTTCGTACGATTGCCAGAGAGTGGAAAAATCTGAAACTTCCTTCAAGGGAAGAAAATCCGGTCAGATATCTGTCTGTCAGATATTCTATGCCGGAAACACTGGTAAACCGTTGGCTTGAGGATTACGGGGAAGAAAAAACAGAAAAGATCCTTACAGATTTTCTCACTGAGAAACCGATCACAGTACGCTGCAGAACTCATAAATATCCACAGAAAGAGATTTATGAGAGCTTGGTCGATCAGGGAGTGGAAGTGAAACCTGCACCTTATCTTCCCTATGCATATGAAATTTCAAATTATAACCATATTCTTGCACTGGATGCATTTATACAGGGGAAAATCCAGGTGCAGGATGTAAGCTCCATGCTGGTGGCAGAAATTGCAGATCCGCAAAAAGGGGATTATGTGATAGATATGTGCGCAGCACCTGGTGGAAAGAGTCTCCATATTGCAGATAAAATGGGAGATTACGGAACAGTAGATGCACGCGATATCAGCCAGTACAAAGTGGATATGATCGAAGAGAATATTCACAGAACAGACTGCATTAATGTGCAGGCTCATGTGATGGATGCTACGGTATTTGATGTAGATTCAGAACTCAAGGCAGATGTCGTTCTGGCAGATGTCCCATGTTCCGGATATGGAGTAATTGGAAAGAAGCCGGAGATCAAATACAGGGTGACTGCACAGAAGCAGGAAGAGATTGTAATCCTTCAGAGAACAATCCTTGACAATGCGGCAGAATATGTGAAACCGGGCGGAGTGCTGGTATTTAGTACCTGTACTATCGCAAAGGAAGAGAATGAAGAGAACATGTTGTGGTTTATGAATAATCATCCATTCAAACTGGAGAGTATTGATCCGTATCTTCCGGAAGAACTGCATTCTGAGACAACAGCTCTGGGTTATCTTCAGCTTCTGCCGGGAGTACACAAAACAGATGGCTTCTTTATTGCAAAATTCAGGAGAAAATAA
- the fmt gene encoding methionyl-tRNA formyltransferase, whose protein sequence is MKIVFMGTPDFAVPSLHALTEAGYAVAAVVTQPDKPKGRGKTLLPTPVKEEAVMHDIPVYQPEKVRNNPEFLEILKEINPEIIVVAAYGQIIPKEILELPKFGCINIHASLLPKYRGAAPIQQAVIDGEKVSGVTIQQMGEGLDTGDMISKIVISISPTETGGSLFGKLAQAGADLLIKTLPSIEQGTAEFEKQPEESPTPYAAMITKQMGLMDFRKSAEELERLVRGLNPWPSAYTFLNGKTLKVWKCKVSTEKTDAVPGTIFLADKEGIHTACGEGVLILTEVQLEGKKRMETEAFLRGYHIENGIVFTDHKE, encoded by the coding sequence ATGAAGATAGTATTTATGGGAACACCGGATTTCGCAGTGCCGTCATTACATGCACTGACAGAAGCCGGATATGCGGTGGCAGCAGTGGTGACTCAGCCTGACAAACCCAAAGGGAGAGGTAAGACATTATTGCCAACACCTGTAAAAGAAGAAGCCGTTATGCACGATATTCCGGTATATCAGCCGGAGAAAGTGAGAAATAACCCTGAATTTCTGGAGATTCTGAAAGAAATCAATCCTGAGATCATAGTTGTTGCTGCATATGGACAGATTATTCCAAAAGAAATCCTGGAGCTTCCGAAATTTGGATGTATCAATATTCATGCGTCTCTTCTTCCGAAATACAGAGGAGCAGCGCCTATCCAGCAGGCTGTGATCGACGGGGAAAAAGTATCAGGTGTAACGATCCAGCAGATGGGAGAAGGTCTTGATACCGGTGATATGATTTCAAAGATAGTGATTTCGATCTCTCCGACAGAAACAGGTGGAAGCCTGTTTGGAAAACTTGCGCAGGCCGGTGCGGATCTGCTGATCAAGACGCTTCCATCTATTGAGCAGGGAACTGCGGAGTTTGAAAAACAGCCGGAGGAGAGTCCTACACCTTATGCGGCTATGATCACCAAACAGATGGGACTGATGGATTTCAGAAAATCTGCAGAAGAACTGGAACGCCTTGTACGCGGCCTGAATCCATGGCCAAGTGCTTATACATTTCTTAATGGAAAAACTCTGAAAGTGTGGAAATGTAAAGTCAGCACTGAGAAAACAGATGCTGTTCCGGGAACAATCTTCCTGGCGGATAAAGAGGGGATCCATACAGCATGTGGAGAAGGAGTGCTGATTCTTACAGAGGTACAGCTGGAAGGTAAGAAGCGTATGGAAACAGAAGCCTTTCTCCGGGGATATCACATTGAAAATGGAATTGTTTTTACAGATCATAAGGAGTGA
- a CDS encoding zinc metallopeptidase, whose product MYGYYYFDPTYLLLVIGMVLSLLASAKVKSTFSVYSRVRSASGLTGADAARRILRMAGITDVTVVPISGSLTDHYDPGSKKLALSQDVYDKTSVAAIGVAAHECGHAIQHATNYVPLNLRSAIVPVANIGSTLSWPLFLAGLIFSIRPLLTVGIILFTFAVLFQLVTLPVEFNASSRALKMLGSSGMLGNDEVKGARKVLTAAALTYVAALASSILQLLRLIILAGGRDRD is encoded by the coding sequence ATGTACGGATATTATTATTTTGATCCTACGTATTTACTGCTCGTTATCGGAATGGTGCTGTCTTTACTGGCATCTGCAAAGGTAAAGAGTACGTTTTCTGTTTACAGCAGAGTGCGCAGTGCATCGGGGCTTACAGGTGCCGATGCTGCCAGACGGATTCTTCGTATGGCGGGAATTACGGATGTTACGGTAGTACCCATATCCGGCAGCCTGACAGACCACTATGATCCGGGAAGTAAGAAACTGGCACTTTCCCAGGATGTATATGATAAAACATCTGTGGCTGCGATCGGGGTGGCTGCGCATGAATGTGGACATGCTATTCAGCATGCGACTAACTATGTGCCATTGAATCTTCGCTCTGCGATTGTGCCTGTTGCAAACATCGGTTCCACACTTTCCTGGCCATTGTTTCTGGCAGGACTGATTTTCTCAATCCGTCCACTGCTGACTGTTGGAATCATTTTGTTTACATTTGCGGTTCTTTTTCAGCTTGTAACTCTTCCGGTAGAATTCAATGCTTCTTCAAGAGCGTTGAAAATGCTTGGAAGTTCAGGAATGCTTGGAAACGATGAGGTAAAAGGTGCAAGGAAGGTTCTTACAGCGGCAGCACTCACCTATGTTGCAGCACTTGCTTCATCAATCCTGCAGCTTTTAAGACTGATCATACTTGCCGGAGGAAGAGACCGTGACTAA
- a CDS encoding DUF7507 domain-containing protein, protein MEKRIWNQLKKAVMITAAVGILGAGAVSAAEFEAAELYVPAVGLKQSAQWIDEEKFQAELTLEVSGLKELYKSQQENTASENGQLQMENSTWDGEVREAEAAENTTDEVDSENTECESESAVIDIEDIESEEYRKAEENAEGSDTETGQTQQSEQENQNEIREDKTRYFLTVYISEYFQVNAEALKNDLQAESVQIQNKKGETTQITKLTCETALSDAETDIFTMKVPVSLREEYRISSVKTDYPLCQDAPLCKDWEGTGAYFWMKSGDETRTVAETPSALLSVQEAKTGITARLQQETKEVRAGQNFTYILSVENTGELPLENIEISSVFSQDNIKAEWKQEEGFTANGMQGIISGLKAGEIRNLQMTVQLTEEQAGELIHTVTVKAKYPGKEESIGCQKSVETEVIALKAAFEVEKTADRTQAYPGDTITYQICIRNTGERTLHSVLSTERFQNAGIQANFVRKEGVTLNSTGTQALIPQIAPGEAFALYATVTVPQYMASQELINEVIVTSDETGTQAMTSKANVELKETDNIVTVTPQPASLASQSYGYDSKSGSAYTTASKPRTGDETETALYIVLGIFAIMSGVSAFCYRKTKKQQK, encoded by the coding sequence ATGGAAAAAAGAATATGGAATCAGTTAAAAAAAGCAGTCATGATAACGGCTGCTGTCGGGATTTTGGGAGCAGGAGCAGTATCAGCAGCAGAATTTGAAGCTGCAGAGTTATATGTTCCTGCTGTGGGTTTAAAGCAGAGTGCACAGTGGATCGATGAAGAGAAATTTCAGGCAGAACTGACACTGGAAGTGAGCGGTCTGAAAGAACTGTACAAAAGTCAACAGGAAAATACTGCTTCGGAGAACGGACAGTTGCAGATGGAAAATAGTACATGGGATGGCGAAGTGAGAGAAGCAGAAGCAGCAGAAAATACGACAGATGAAGTGGATTCCGAAAATACAGAGTGTGAATCAGAGAGTGCAGTAATAGATATAGAAGATATAGAAAGCGAAGAATACCGGAAGGCAGAAGAAAACGCAGAAGGATCTGACACAGAAACCGGACAGACACAACAGAGTGAGCAGGAGAACCAAAATGAGATCAGGGAAGATAAAACCAGATATTTTCTGACTGTATATATTTCAGAATATTTTCAGGTAAATGCAGAAGCGTTAAAGAATGATCTGCAGGCTGAATCCGTACAGATACAAAATAAGAAAGGTGAGACAACCCAGATTACAAAGCTGACCTGTGAGACTGCACTTTCAGATGCGGAAACAGATATCTTTACCATGAAAGTGCCGGTGTCTCTGCGTGAAGAATATCGTATTTCTTCTGTAAAAACAGATTATCCTCTGTGCCAGGATGCACCGCTTTGCAAAGATTGGGAGGGGACAGGTGCGTATTTCTGGATGAAATCAGGGGATGAAACCCGGACTGTTGCAGAAACTCCTTCAGCTCTGCTTTCCGTACAGGAGGCAAAAACAGGGATCACAGCCCGGTTACAGCAGGAGACGAAAGAGGTACGTGCAGGGCAGAACTTTACTTATATATTGTCTGTAGAGAATACAGGAGAATTACCTCTGGAAAATATAGAGATATCCAGTGTTTTTTCTCAGGATAATATAAAAGCCGAATGGAAACAGGAAGAGGGATTTACTGCAAATGGTATGCAGGGAATTATTTCAGGTCTTAAGGCAGGAGAAATCAGAAATCTCCAGATGACAGTACAGCTTACAGAAGAGCAGGCAGGAGAGCTTATTCATACAGTAACTGTAAAAGCGAAATATCCGGGAAAGGAAGAAAGTATTGGATGTCAGAAATCAGTCGAAACAGAAGTCATTGCATTAAAGGCGGCTTTTGAGGTGGAGAAAACTGCGGACAGAACACAGGCATATCCGGGAGATACGATCACATATCAGATCTGCATCAGGAATACGGGTGAGCGAACACTTCATTCGGTTCTCAGTACAGAAAGATTCCAAAATGCCGGTATTCAGGCAAACTTTGTCAGGAAAGAGGGCGTAACATTAAACAGCACAGGCACACAGGCTCTGATTCCGCAGATCGCACCGGGAGAGGCTTTTGCACTTTACGCCACAGTGACTGTTCCACAATATATGGCAAGTCAGGAATTGATCAATGAGGTAATCGTTACATCTGATGAGACTGGTACACAGGCAATGACATCTAAGGCAAACGTAGAATTAAAGGAAACTGATAATATTGTTACAGTTACGCCGCAACCGGCATCTCTGGCTTCCCAGAGTTATGGATATGACTCAAAGTCCGGAAGTGCTTATACTACTGCTTCCAAACCACGTACAGGAGATGAGACAGAAACGGCTTTGTATATTGTACTGGGGATTTTTGCAATCATGTCCGGAGTCAGTGCATTCTGTTACAGGAAGACAAAAAAACAGCAGAAGTAG
- the arcC gene encoding carbamate kinase encodes MSEKITVVALGHRALGTTLPEQKIATKKAAKAVADLVEAGNRVVISHSNGPQVGMIHTAMNEFGKTHPDYTFAPMSVCSAMSQGYIGYDLQTAIRAELISRGIYKPVATILTQVVIDPYDDAFAEPEKIIGRVLTEEEAETEESKGNFVTKLADGTYKRILAAPKPQKIVELETIRTLVDAGQVVIAAGGGGIPVMEQGIDLHGASAIIEKDLSSGLLAQELNADTLLILTSIEKVSLNLGQDNEEYLNTISVDDAKKYMADNQFAPGSMLPKFEAGISFIEKGDNRRTIITDIAHAKDGYFEKTGTIIK; translated from the coding sequence ATGAGCGAAAAAATTACAGTAGTTGCACTGGGCCACAGAGCATTAGGAACCACCTTACCGGAGCAGAAAATCGCTACAAAAAAAGCAGCCAAAGCTGTCGCAGATCTTGTAGAAGCCGGAAATCGTGTAGTCATTTCCCACAGTAACGGTCCACAGGTTGGAATGATCCACACAGCCATGAATGAATTTGGCAAAACACATCCTGACTATACATTTGCACCTATGTCCGTATGTTCGGCAATGAGTCAGGGCTATATCGGATATGACCTCCAGACCGCAATCCGCGCAGAACTTATTTCCCGAGGTATTTATAAACCGGTAGCTACTATCCTTACACAGGTTGTCATTGATCCATATGATGATGCTTTCGCTGAACCTGAGAAGATCATCGGACGTGTCCTTACAGAAGAAGAGGCTGAAACTGAAGAAAGCAAGGGAAACTTTGTCACTAAACTGGCTGACGGCACTTATAAAAGAATCCTGGCAGCTCCGAAACCGCAGAAAATCGTAGAGCTTGAAACAATCCGCACACTTGTAGATGCGGGCCAGGTAGTAATCGCAGCAGGCGGCGGCGGAATCCCGGTTATGGAACAGGGAATCGATCTTCATGGTGCAAGTGCGATCATTGAGAAAGACCTTTCCAGCGGACTTCTTGCACAGGAATTAAATGCAGATACTCTTCTGATCCTTACCAGTATTGAGAAAGTAAGTCTGAACCTCGGTCAGGACAACGAAGAATATCTTAATACAATTTCTGTAGATGATGCTAAGAAATATATGGCTGACAATCAGTTTGCCCCAGGCTCCATGCTTCCTAAATTCGAAGCCGGAATCTCTTTTATCGAAAAGGGAGATAACAGAAGAACGATCATCACAGATATTGCGCATGCAAAGGATGGATATTTCGAAAAAACCGGAACTATCATTAAATGA
- the priA gene encoding replication restart helicase PriA → MIYADIIIDISSDKLDRSFQYRVPERLEKKIKAGMVAAIPFGNAGRVRKGYVIGLSDKPKIAPEKIKEISEICSGEETTESRLIALAAWMRENYGSTMIQALRTVLPIQEKIKAKEKKYICLDISEEAGAQLLKELEQTRFKARTRLLRELLEKKRLDYTHAAKELGTTSAVVKKFQEQGIIRIEYDEIMRTSLNTGDISGERRMPLTDEQEAAVKQIQREWKKPSPKPVLIEGVTGSGKTQVYIKLIEQTLSQGKDAIVLIPEIALTYQTVRRFYARFGDKVSVINSRQSQGERYDQFKRAKKGEVQVMIGPRSALFTPFASLGLIIIDEEHESSYKSESTPRYHARETAIRRAVLEHANVVMGSATPSVEAYSKAMNGEYSLVRLTTRYGSRPLPRVSIVDLREELKAGNRSVLSRELRQKMKGRFEKKEQVMLFLNRRGYAGFVSCRSCGHVMKCPHCDVSLSEHNNERLLCHYCGYETGKPRICPVCGSPYIGGFKAGTQQIEKVVREDFPEVRTLRMDFDTTRTKGSYEKILAAFAAHEADILIGTQMIVKGHDFPDVTLMGIVAADLSLNAEDYRCAERTFQLLCQAVGRGGRGEKPGEAVIQTYHPDHYSIQAAAVQDYQAFYEEEMSYRMLLDYPPAAHMLAVLGSGPEDEKLVQAMYYLKLYIERIYRENDLHIIGPAYASVGKVKDIYRQVIYLKHKDHKTLVHIKDQLEKYIEINSGFRKIYIQFDFS, encoded by the coding sequence ATGATATATGCTGATATAATAATTGATATTTCCAGTGATAAACTGGACCGGAGTTTTCAATATCGTGTACCGGAAAGGCTGGAGAAGAAAATAAAGGCAGGGATGGTGGCAGCCATCCCTTTTGGAAATGCCGGCCGGGTGCGTAAAGGATATGTGATCGGATTGTCAGATAAACCGAAAATTGCTCCCGAAAAGATTAAAGAAATCAGTGAAATCTGCAGTGGAGAAGAGACTACGGAATCCAGACTGATCGCCCTGGCAGCCTGGATGAGAGAAAATTATGGTTCCACCATGATCCAGGCTCTCAGGACAGTACTTCCTATCCAGGAGAAAATCAAGGCAAAAGAGAAAAAATATATATGCCTGGATATTTCCGAAGAGGCGGGAGCGCAGTTGCTGAAAGAACTTGAACAAACAAGGTTTAAAGCCAGAACAAGACTTCTGAGGGAACTTCTGGAGAAAAAAAGACTGGATTATACACATGCGGCGAAAGAACTGGGGACAACTTCTGCTGTTGTAAAGAAATTTCAGGAGCAGGGGATTATCCGCATAGAATATGATGAGATAATGAGAACTTCACTGAATACAGGTGATATTTCCGGAGAAAGGCGAATGCCGCTTACAGATGAACAGGAAGCGGCAGTAAAGCAGATACAGAGAGAGTGGAAAAAACCATCGCCGAAGCCTGTACTGATCGAGGGAGTGACAGGGAGCGGGAAAACCCAGGTGTATATAAAGCTGATCGAGCAGACGCTTTCTCAGGGAAAAGACGCAATCGTGCTGATCCCGGAGATTGCTCTGACATATCAGACGGTACGCAGATTTTATGCCAGATTTGGGGATAAAGTATCAGTTATCAATTCCAGACAGTCTCAGGGAGAACGCTATGATCAGTTTAAACGTGCGAAAAAGGGAGAAGTCCAGGTGATGATCGGTCCCAGATCTGCGCTGTTTACGCCATTTGCCAGTCTGGGACTGATCATTATTGATGAAGAACATGAATCAAGCTATAAAAGTGAAAGCACACCCCGTTATCATGCAAGGGAAACTGCAATCAGGAGAGCTGTTTTAGAACATGCAAATGTGGTAATGGGTTCAGCTACTCCATCAGTGGAAGCCTACAGTAAGGCAATGAATGGGGAATATAGTCTGGTCAGGCTGACAACAAGATATGGAAGCAGACCTCTGCCCCGGGTTTCTATCGTAGACCTGCGTGAGGAATTAAAAGCAGGAAACAGGTCTGTACTGAGCAGAGAACTCCGGCAAAAGATGAAAGGCCGGTTTGAGAAAAAAGAACAGGTAATGCTTTTTCTGAACAGAAGAGGATACGCAGGTTTTGTATCCTGCCGGTCCTGTGGACATGTGATGAAGTGTCCGCATTGTGATGTTTCTCTTTCGGAGCATAATAATGAAAGGCTTTTATGTCATTACTGTGGATATGAGACAGGAAAACCCCGGATATGCCCGGTGTGCGGATCGCCTTATATTGGCGGATTTAAGGCAGGAACACAGCAGATCGAGAAGGTAGTGCGGGAAGATTTTCCAGAAGTCAGGACTCTCAGAATGGATTTTGATACAACAAGAACCAAGGGCAGCTATGAAAAGATCCTTGCAGCTTTTGCAGCTCATGAGGCAGATATACTGATCGGAACACAGATGATCGTTAAGGGGCATGATTTTCCGGATGTCACACTCATGGGAATAGTAGCAGCGGATCTTTCGCTGAATGCAGAGGATTATCGATGTGCGGAACGTACCTTTCAGCTTCTCTGTCAGGCAGTCGGCCGGGGAGGACGGGGGGAAAAACCGGGAGAGGCAGTGATCCAGACCTATCATCCGGATCATTACAGTATTCAGGCGGCGGCAGTGCAGGATTATCAGGCATTCTATGAGGAAGAGATGAGTTACCGTATGCTTCTGGATTATCCGCCTGCGGCACATATGCTGGCAGTTCTGGGTTCAGGTCCGGAAGATGAGAAACTGGTTCAGGCCATGTATTATCTGAAACTTTATATAGAAAGGATATACAGAGAAAATGACCTGCATATCATTGGCCCGGCATATGCGTCAGTTGGAAAAGTTAAGGATATTTACAGACAGGTTATCTATTTAAAACATAAAGATCATAAAACGCTGGTACATATCAAAGACCAGCTGGAGAAATACATAGAGATAAATTCCGGTTTCCGGAAAATATACATACAATTTGATTTCAGTTAA
- a CDS encoding UDP-N-acetylmuramoyl-L-alanyl-D-glutamate--2,6-diaminopimelate ligase: MKLISLLEKLEYTCLQGSTDQEVKNVIYDSRKVEEGSLFICIRGAVVDGHKFVPDVVAKGAKVLIVEEAVEAPEDVTVILVKDTRYAMAFISAAYFGYPAEKLKTIGITGTKGKTTTTYMVKSILENAGYKVGLIGTIEAIIGDKVIPAKNTTPESYVIQEYFHEMAEAGCDCVVMEVSSQGLMLHRTQGFVFDFGIFTNIEPDHIGPNEHKDFDDYLRCKSLLLKQCKVGIVNRDDEHFEKIIEGHTCSLETYGFSPEADLRAEDAKLVGGKGYLGISYHLKGLLDFHVEIDIPGKFSIYNSLTAIAICRHFKVSEENILKALKVAKVKGRIEMVKVSDDFTLMIDYAHNAMALESLLTTLKEYHPHRLVCLFGCGGNRSKLRRYEMGEVSGKLADLTIITSDNPRDEEPQAIIDDIKIGMAKTDGKYVEIPDRKEAIAYAIHHGEPGDIIVLAGKGHEDYQEIKGKKYPMDERVLIADILAGK, from the coding sequence ATGAAATTAATATCCTTACTGGAAAAGCTGGAATATACATGTCTTCAGGGCAGTACAGACCAGGAAGTAAAAAATGTGATTTATGATTCCCGGAAAGTAGAAGAGGGCTCTCTTTTTATCTGTATCCGCGGTGCAGTGGTGGATGGCCATAAATTTGTGCCGGATGTAGTTGCAAAAGGGGCAAAGGTTCTGATCGTGGAAGAAGCTGTGGAAGCACCGGAAGATGTGACAGTCATTCTTGTGAAAGATACACGATATGCAATGGCGTTTATTTCTGCCGCATATTTCGGATATCCCGCAGAGAAACTGAAAACAATAGGTATCACAGGAACAAAAGGAAAAACAACCACTACGTATATGGTAAAATCTATTCTGGAAAATGCCGGATATAAAGTGGGACTGATCGGAACCATTGAAGCGATCATCGGTGACAAAGTGATTCCTGCAAAGAACACAACACCGGAGTCTTATGTGATTCAGGAATATTTCCATGAGATGGCAGAAGCCGGCTGTGACTGTGTGGTTATGGAAGTTTCCTCCCAGGGACTGATGCTTCACAGAACTCAGGGATTTGTTTTCGATTTTGGTATTTTTACAAATATTGAGCCGGATCATATCGGACCAAATGAACATAAGGATTTTGATGATTATCTCAGATGCAAGTCCTTACTTCTGAAACAGTGCAAGGTAGGAATTGTAAACAGAGATGATGAACATTTCGAGAAAATTATTGAAGGTCATACATGCAGCCTGGAAACTTATGGATTTTCACCGGAAGCAGACCTTCGTGCGGAAGATGCAAAGCTGGTCGGAGGTAAAGGATATCTGGGTATTTCCTACCATCTGAAAGGACTTCTGGATTTTCATGTGGAGATAGATATTCCCGGTAAATTCAGCATCTACAATTCATTGACAGCAATCGCGATCTGCCGTCATTTTAAGGTTTCGGAAGAAAACATTCTCAAAGCCTTAAAAGTAGCTAAGGTAAAAGGCCGTATCGAAATGGTAAAAGTATCCGATGATTTTACTCTGATGATCGATTACGCGCATAATGCCATGGCTCTGGAGAGTCTTCTGACCACTTTGAAAGAATATCATCCCCACAGACTGGTATGTCTGTTTGGATGCGGAGGCAACAGATCAAAGCTTCGCCGCTATGAGATGGGAGAGGTTTCCGGAAAGCTTGCAGACCTTACCATCATTACCTCTGATAATCCACGTGATGAAGAACCACAGGCGATCATCGATGATATCAAGATCGGTATGGCGAAAACCGATGGAAAATATGTAGAGATTCCGGACAGAAAAGAAGCCATCGCCTATGCGATCCATCATGGAGAGCCGGGGGATATTATAGTTCTGGCAGGTAAGGGACATGAGGATTATCAGGAAATTAAAGGAAAGAAATATCCTATGGATGAACGTGTCCTGATCGCAGATATTCTTGCTGGTAAATAG
- the def gene encoding peptide deformylase: MALRKIRLQGDEVLAKVSRPVEKMTPRIHDLIGDMLETMYDAMGVGLAAPQVGMLKRIVVIDIGEGPIVLINPEILETSGEQTGDEGCLSVPGMAGQVTRPNYVKVKALDEDMNEVEYEGEGLLARAFCHEIDHLDGHMYTELVEGELHQVSYDEDEE; encoded by the coding sequence ATGGCACTTAGAAAAATCAGATTACAGGGCGACGAAGTACTTGCAAAGGTCAGCAGACCGGTAGAAAAAATGACACCACGTATTCATGATCTGATCGGGGATATGCTTGAAACCATGTATGATGCAATGGGAGTTGGCCTCGCTGCACCACAGGTAGGTATGCTGAAGCGTATTGTTGTGATCGATATAGGAGAGGGTCCTATCGTGCTGATCAATCCTGAAATCCTTGAAACATCAGGCGAACAGACTGGTGATGAAGGATGCTTAAGTGTACCTGGAATGGCTGGTCAGGTAACACGTCCGAACTATGTAAAGGTAAAAGCTCTGGATGAGGATATGAATGAAGTAGAATATGAAGGGGAAGGTCTTCTTGCGCGTGCTTTCTGCCATGAGATCGATCATCTGGACGGACATATGTATACAGAACTGGTAGAAGGAGAACTTCATCAGGTTTCCTATGATGAGGATGAGGAGTGA